From a region of the Kaistia sp. 32K genome:
- the queA gene encoding tRNA preQ1(34) S-adenosylmethionine ribosyltransferase-isomerase QueA has product MRVDLFDFDLPEENIALRPARPRDSARLLVVKQGQPLEDRIVRELPDMLRPGDALVFNDTKVIPAQLFGERVRDGVSARIAVTLHMREAADRWRAFVRPAKKLQLGDRIQFGETEDRACLISGLAATVAEKGDAGEVVLAFDLSGPILDEAIASVGHIPLPPYIASKRIEDDEDRQDYQTIYAREEGAVAAPTAGLHFTPDLFARLDALGVERHFVTLHVGAGTFLPVKADDTAEHKMHAERGEVSKATADALNAVRARGNRVIAVGTTSLRLLESAAGEDDIIRPFHGPTSIFITPGYRFRAIDLLMTNFHLPRSTLFMLVSAFAGLETMRAAYEHAIATGYRFYSYGDASLLFPNETE; this is encoded by the coding sequence ATGCGCGTCGACCTTTTCGATTTCGATCTCCCCGAGGAAAACATCGCCCTGCGTCCGGCCCGGCCGCGCGACAGCGCGCGCCTGCTTGTCGTCAAGCAGGGCCAGCCCCTCGAGGACCGCATCGTCCGCGAGCTGCCGGACATGCTGCGCCCCGGCGACGCGCTCGTCTTCAACGACACCAAGGTGATCCCGGCCCAGCTCTTCGGCGAGCGCGTGCGCGACGGCGTCTCGGCGCGGATTGCCGTGACGCTGCACATGCGCGAGGCGGCGGACCGCTGGCGCGCTTTTGTCCGTCCGGCCAAGAAGCTGCAGCTCGGCGACCGCATCCAGTTCGGCGAGACAGAGGATCGCGCCTGCCTGATCTCGGGCCTCGCCGCCACCGTTGCCGAGAAGGGCGACGCCGGCGAAGTCGTGCTCGCCTTCGATCTCTCCGGCCCGATCCTCGACGAGGCGATCGCCTCAGTCGGCCACATCCCGCTGCCGCCCTATATCGCCTCGAAGCGCATCGAGGACGACGAGGACCGGCAGGACTACCAGACCATCTACGCCCGCGAGGAGGGCGCCGTCGCCGCGCCGACCGCCGGCCTCCATTTCACGCCCGATCTCTTCGCCCGTCTAGACGCGCTCGGCGTCGAGCGGCATTTCGTGACGCTGCATGTCGGCGCCGGCACCTTCTTGCCGGTCAAGGCCGACGACACGGCGGAGCACAAGATGCATGCCGAGCGCGGCGAGGTCTCGAAGGCGACCGCCGATGCGCTCAACGCCGTACGGGCGCGTGGAAATCGCGTCATCGCCGTCGGCACGACGTCGCTGCGGCTGCTGGAAAGCGCCGCCGGCGAGGACGACATCATCCGGCCGTTCCATGGGCCGACCTCGATCTTCATCACGCCGGGCTACCGCTTCCGGGCGATCGACCTGCTGATGACCAATTTCCACCTGCCGCGCTCGACGCTGTTCATGCTCGTCTCCGCCTTTGCCGGGCTGGAGACGATGCGGGCGGCATATGAGCACGCCATCGCGACCGGCTACCGCTTCTATTCCTACGGCGACGCGTCGCTGCTTTTCCCGAACGAGACAGAATGA
- the tgt gene encoding tRNA guanosine(34) transglycosylase Tgt: MTEKFQFTLLAKDGMARRGEISMPRGNIRTPAFMPVGTAGTVKAMYPGQVRELGADIILGNTYHLMLRPGAERVAKLGGLHTFANWPHPILTDSGGFQVMSLAQLRKLNEHGVTFQSHIDGRRYELTPERSVEIQGLLDSDIQMQLDECVALPSSEKEIERAMNLSLRWAERSKAAFGDQPGKAIFGIVQGGDVPRLRVESARALRAMEFKGYSIGGLAVGEPQAVMLDMLMVTTPELPEEKPRYLMGVGTPDDILESVARGVDMFDCVMPTRAGRHGLAFTRFGKVNLKNARHAEDHRPLDEASECPASRDYSRAYLHHLFKANETLAAMLLTWNNLAYYQTLMAGIRAAIDEQRFEDFRLATKEGWARGDIPAL, encoded by the coding sequence ATGACCGAGAAATTCCAGTTCACCCTGCTCGCCAAGGACGGCATGGCGCGACGCGGCGAGATATCGATGCCGCGTGGAAACATCCGCACGCCCGCCTTCATGCCGGTCGGCACGGCCGGCACGGTCAAGGCGATGTATCCGGGCCAGGTGCGCGAGCTCGGCGCCGACATCATCCTCGGCAACACCTATCATCTGATGCTGCGGCCGGGCGCCGAGCGGGTCGCCAAGCTCGGCGGCCTGCACACCTTCGCCAACTGGCCGCACCCGATCCTGACGGATTCCGGCGGCTTCCAGGTCATGTCGCTGGCGCAGCTGCGCAAGCTCAACGAGCACGGCGTCACCTTCCAGAGCCATATCGACGGCCGCCGCTATGAACTGACGCCGGAGCGCTCGGTCGAGATCCAGGGCCTGCTCGACAGTGACATCCAGATGCAGCTCGACGAGTGCGTCGCCCTGCCGTCGTCGGAGAAGGAGATCGAGCGGGCGATGAACCTGTCGCTGCGCTGGGCCGAGCGCTCCAAGGCCGCCTTCGGCGACCAGCCGGGCAAGGCGATCTTCGGCATCGTGCAGGGCGGCGACGTCCCGCGCCTCCGCGTTGAGAGCGCACGGGCTTTGAGGGCCATGGAGTTCAAGGGCTATTCGATCGGCGGCCTCGCGGTCGGCGAGCCGCAGGCCGTGATGCTCGACATGCTGATGGTGACGACGCCGGAGCTCCCCGAGGAGAAGCCGCGCTACCTGATGGGCGTCGGCACGCCGGACGACATCCTCGAATCCGTGGCGCGCGGCGTCGACATGTTCGACTGCGTGATGCCGACTCGCGCCGGCCGGCACGGCCTCGCCTTCACCCGCTTCGGCAAGGTCAATCTGAAGAACGCCCGCCACGCCGAGGACCACCGTCCGCTCGACGAGGCGTCCGAATGCCCGGCGAGCCGCGACTATTCGCGCGCCTATCTGCATCACCTGTTCAAGGCGAACGAGACGCTGGCGGCGATGCTGCTGACCTGGAACAACCTCGCCTATTACCAGACGCTGATGGCCGGCATCCGCGCCGCGATCGACGAGCAGCGCTTCGAAGATTTCCGCCTCGCCACCAAGGAAGGCTGGGCGAGGGGCGATATCCCGGCGCTCTGA
- a CDS encoding MarC family protein has translation MDLTFAIKTFSALFAITNPIASLTMFLSLTGGMTQDEQRRTAILVTITVAIGSLISAAAGTAILGFFGLDINHFRLAGGLIVLLIALDMLNGDDSPTRAGSDQEQKTYKSASNVAFYPLSIPLLLGPGTISALVVFSHEAQAGGKIVAFSAGLIAVILLIGGLLLTGPFIARIASPTVLSVTKRLMGMILAAIAMEMLVGSLTALFPGWAG, from the coding sequence ATGGATTTGACGTTCGCGATCAAGACCTTCTCAGCATTGTTCGCGATCACCAATCCGATTGCGAGCCTGACGATGTTCCTCTCGCTCACGGGCGGAATGACGCAGGACGAGCAGCGCCGCACCGCCATCCTCGTCACCATCACGGTCGCGATCGGCAGCCTGATCTCCGCCGCGGCCGGCACGGCGATCCTCGGCTTCTTCGGTCTCGACATCAACCACTTCCGCCTCGCCGGCGGCCTGATCGTGCTCCTGATCGCCCTCGACATGCTGAACGGCGACGACAGCCCGACCCGGGCCGGATCGGACCAGGAGCAGAAGACCTACAAGAGCGCCAGCAACGTCGCCTTCTACCCGTTGAGCATCCCGCTCCTGCTCGGCCCCGGCACCATTTCGGCGCTCGTCGTCTTTTCCCATGAGGCGCAAGCGGGCGGCAAGATCGTCGCGTTCTCGGCCGGCCTCATCGCCGTCATCCTCCTGATCGGCGGGCTGCTGCTCACCGGCCCGTTCATCGCCCGCATCGCGTCGCCCACGGTGCTGAGCGTGACCAAGCGGCTGATGGGCATGATCCTGGCCGCCATCGCCATGGAGATGCTGGTCGGCAGCCTCACGGCGCTGTTCCCGGGCTGGGCGGGCTGA
- a CDS encoding DUF4864 domain-containing protein produces MTRIAFTIVFLMATALFSSVAIAAEPSVADKGALKQLVQGQLDAFQRDDGVAAYGYAAPGIQRMFPSPDIFLGMVREAYPPIYRPRSIAYGEIADSPIGLVQKVYVTGPDGKNWIALYRFEKQPDGSWKIAGCTLIKDTAPTI; encoded by the coding sequence ATGACCCGTATCGCCTTCACGATCGTCTTCCTGATGGCCACCGCCCTGTTCTCGTCGGTGGCGATCGCCGCCGAGCCGAGCGTCGCCGACAAGGGCGCGCTGAAGCAGCTGGTGCAGGGCCAGCTCGACGCCTTCCAGCGCGACGACGGCGTCGCTGCCTATGGCTATGCCGCGCCGGGCATCCAGCGCATGTTCCCCTCGCCGGACATCTTCCTCGGCATGGTCCGCGAGGCCTATCCGCCGATCTACCGGCCGCGCAGCATCGCCTATGGCGAGATCGCCGACAGCCCGATCGGCCTCGTGCAGAAGGTCTATGTGACCGGTCCGGACGGCAAGAACTGGATCGCGCTCTACCGCTTCGAGAAGCAGCCCGACGGCAGCTGGAAGATTGCCGGCTGCACGCTGATCAAGGACACGGCGCCGACCATCTAG
- a CDS encoding Lrp/AsnC ligand binding domain-containing protein, which translates to MRALFVQIKCHLGRAYEVANAIADAEIASEIYSTAGEFDLLVKFYLPDDADPGHFVTESVQRFDGIRDTRTIMTFRAF; encoded by the coding sequence ATGCGAGCTCTTTTCGTCCAGATCAAATGTCATCTCGGCCGCGCCTACGAGGTGGCGAACGCCATCGCCGATGCCGAGATCGCCTCCGAGATCTATTCGACCGCCGGCGAGTTCGACCTCTTGGTCAAGTTCTACCTCCCCGACGACGCCGACCCCGGCCATTTCGTCACCGAATCGGTGCAGCGCTTCGACGGCATCCGCGATACGCGCACGATCATGACGTTCCGCGCGTTCTAG
- a CDS encoding HlyD family secretion protein produces the protein MEAPVPAAELGQKPKHPTLRRTLLLGGPIVAIVLGLWLYLTGGQYVSEDDSYVGAADVTIVPQVTGQVTRVAVGPNQLVKAGDLLFEIDAQPFQIALDQAQAELVQVQEKLQGLILTYNQQQASVAQAKADLTFAQQEFDRINALVKDSVETRAAYDQAQRELRVAQQAQLAAQSGAAATLAQLGGSIDKPIEQHSAYLAAKAQVELAERNVRLTQVFAPFAGTVTQVENIQPGSFLSIGQAAFSLIGADSWVDANIKETDLTHIKVGDPATVVLDSYPNQPIEAEVESISPASGSVFALLPAQNASGNWVKVVQRMPVRLKITKTDPNVVLRDGASATVSIDTGYRRTLGTLWHDLASMVGID, from the coding sequence GTGGAAGCGCCCGTACCTGCTGCTGAACTTGGCCAGAAGCCGAAGCATCCGACCCTGCGGCGCACGCTGCTGCTCGGCGGCCCGATCGTCGCCATCGTCCTCGGGCTCTGGCTGTACCTGACCGGCGGGCAATATGTGTCGGAAGACGATTCCTACGTCGGCGCCGCCGATGTCACGATCGTGCCGCAGGTGACCGGGCAGGTGACGCGCGTCGCGGTCGGCCCCAACCAGCTGGTCAAGGCGGGCGATCTCCTGTTCGAGATCGATGCGCAGCCGTTCCAGATCGCGCTCGATCAGGCCCAGGCTGAACTTGTCCAGGTGCAGGAGAAGCTGCAGGGCCTGATCCTCACCTACAACCAGCAGCAGGCGAGCGTGGCGCAGGCCAAGGCCGACCTCACCTTCGCGCAGCAGGAATTCGACCGCATCAACGCGCTCGTCAAGGACAGCGTCGAAACCCGCGCCGCCTATGACCAGGCGCAGCGCGAGCTGCGGGTCGCCCAGCAGGCGCAGCTCGCGGCCCAGTCCGGCGCGGCGGCGACCCTGGCCCAGCTCGGCGGTAGCATCGACAAGCCGATCGAGCAGCATTCGGCCTATCTGGCGGCGAAGGCGCAGGTCGAGCTGGCCGAGCGCAATGTCCGCCTGACGCAGGTCTTCGCGCCCTTCGCCGGCACGGTGACCCAGGTCGAGAACATCCAGCCGGGCAGCTTCCTGAGCATCGGCCAGGCGGCCTTCAGCCTCATCGGCGCCGACAGCTGGGTGGATGCCAACATCAAGGAAACCGACCTGACCCACATCAAGGTCGGCGATCCTGCCACCGTTGTCCTCGATTCCTATCCGAACCAGCCGATCGAGGCCGAGGTCGAGAGCATTTCGCCGGCGAGCGGATCCGTCTTCGCGCTGTTGCCGGCGCAGAACGCCTCCGGCAACTGGGTCAAGGTGGTGCAGCGCATGCCCGTGCGCCTCAAGATCACCAAGACCGATCCGAACGTCGTGCTGCGCGACGGCGCCAGCGCCACGGTCTCGATCGATACCGGCTATCGCCGCACGCTCGGCACCCTCTGGCATGATCTCGCCAGCATGGTGGGGATCGACTGA
- a CDS encoding DHA2 family efflux MFS transporter permease subunit, whose protein sequence is MSDIAATPATGTRRVAVTICVMVATLMQALDSTIANVALPYMQGSLATTSTQVNWVLTSYIVAAAILTPATGWLEARFGRRQLFIVCVTGFVVASMLCGTATSIEQMVIYRMIQGAFGAPVVPLSQAVLLDTYPLRQRGQAMAIFGLGVMLGPILGPTLGGWLTQYYDWRWVFYVNVPFGILALLLAFGFLEGKTGSAKARLDWFGFATLGIAIAALQLFLDRGEQLDWFQATEIKFEFTLAILGFYLFIVHTMTARKPFLDPRLFADRNFVMGQVLIFVVGAVLLATLALLAPYLERLMGYPVLTAGLVLAPRGIGTMAAMLLVGRLMSVVDTRYLLLTGLGLTAVALYQMSLFTPDISQTTIITTGLIQGFGLGFVFVPLSTVTFATIAADLRTQGTGFYSLVRNVGSSVGISVTSFLLTRNTAIVHAGLAADVSPYSRAVQQLGPGLQLDTLAGKANLNDLIDLQAATIAYADNFRLMMFITILIMPLVFLLRNTQPLKSAPDVVE, encoded by the coding sequence ATGTCCGACATCGCCGCGACGCCGGCGACAGGCACGAGGCGCGTCGCCGTCACGATCTGCGTGATGGTGGCGACCCTGATGCAGGCGCTCGATTCGACGATCGCCAATGTCGCGCTGCCCTATATGCAGGGCAGCCTCGCGACGACGAGTACGCAGGTCAACTGGGTGCTCACCTCCTACATCGTCGCCGCCGCCATCCTGACGCCGGCGACCGGCTGGCTGGAGGCGCGCTTCGGCCGGCGCCAGCTGTTCATCGTCTGCGTCACCGGCTTCGTCGTCGCCTCGATGCTGTGCGGCACGGCGACGTCGATCGAGCAGATGGTGATCTACCGCATGATCCAGGGCGCGTTCGGCGCGCCGGTCGTGCCGCTGTCGCAGGCCGTGCTGCTCGACACCTATCCGCTGCGCCAGCGCGGCCAGGCGATGGCGATCTTCGGCCTCGGCGTCATGCTCGGCCCGATCCTCGGCCCGACGCTCGGCGGCTGGCTGACGCAGTATTACGACTGGCGCTGGGTGTTCTACGTCAACGTGCCGTTCGGCATCCTGGCGCTGCTCCTGGCGTTCGGCTTCCTGGAAGGGAAGACGGGCTCGGCCAAGGCGCGGCTCGACTGGTTCGGCTTCGCCACGCTCGGCATCGCCATCGCGGCGCTGCAGCTGTTCCTCGATCGCGGCGAGCAGCTCGACTGGTTCCAGGCGACCGAGATCAAGTTCGAGTTCACCCTGGCCATCCTCGGCTTCTATCTCTTCATCGTCCACACGATGACGGCGCGAAAGCCGTTCCTCGATCCGAGGCTGTTCGCCGACCGCAACTTCGTCATGGGGCAGGTGCTGATCTTCGTCGTCGGCGCCGTGCTGCTCGCGACGCTGGCGCTGCTCGCGCCCTATCTCGAGCGGCTGATGGGCTATCCGGTGCTGACCGCCGGCCTGGTGCTGGCGCCGCGCGGCATCGGCACCATGGCGGCGATGCTGCTCGTCGGGCGGCTGATGTCGGTGGTCGACACGCGCTACCTGCTCCTGACGGGCCTCGGCCTCACCGCCGTCGCGCTCTACCAGATGAGCCTGTTCACGCCCGACATCTCGCAGACGACGATCATCACCACCGGGCTGATCCAGGGTTTCGGCCTCGGCTTCGTCTTCGTGCCGCTCAGCACCGTCACCTTCGCGACGATCGCCGCCGATCTGCGCACCCAGGGCACCGGCTTCTACAGCCTGGTCCGAAATGTCGGCTCCAGCGTCGGCATCTCGGTGACGAGCTTCCTGCTGACGCGCAACACGGCGATCGTGCATGCCGGGCTCGCGGCCGACGTCTCGCCCTATAGCCGCGCCGTGCAGCAGCTCGGGCCCGGGCTGCAGCTCGATACGCTGGCCGGCAAGGCGAACCTGAACGATCTGATCGACCTGCAGGCGGCGACCATCGCCTATGCCGACAATTTCCGCCTGATGATGTTCATCACCATCCTGATCATGCCGCTCGTCTTTCTGCTCCGGAACACGCAGCCGCTGAAGTCGGCGCCCGACGTGGTGGAGTGA
- a CDS encoding YnfA family protein, with the protein MTILIYVAAGLAEIAGCFAFWAWLRLDRSIWWLVPGGLSLALFAYLLTLVDSAAAGRAYAAYGGIYIGLSILWLWIVEGARPDRWDMTGAAICLAGASIILFAPRG; encoded by the coding sequence ATGACGATCCTGATCTATGTCGCCGCGGGTCTTGCCGAGATCGCCGGCTGCTTCGCCTTCTGGGCCTGGCTGCGCCTCGACCGGTCGATCTGGTGGCTGGTGCCGGGCGGCCTGTCGCTGGCTCTGTTCGCCTATCTGCTGACGCTAGTCGACAGCGCCGCGGCGGGACGCGCTTATGCCGCCTATGGCGGCATCTACATCGGGCTGTCGATCCTGTGGCTCTGGATCGTCGAGGGCGCGAGGCCTGACCGCTGGGACATGACGGGCGCCGCCATCTGCCTGGCCGGCGCCTCGATCATCCTGTTCGCACCGCGCGGCTGA
- a CDS encoding UDP-glucose/GDP-mannose dehydrogenase family protein — MRIAMIGSGYVGLVSGACLADFGHDVICIDKDAAKIEALKRNQIPIFEPGLEDLVASNVRAGRLSFTTEFAEPVGAADVVFIAVGTPSRRGDGHADLSYVYAAAREIAAAAKGFTVVVTKSTVPVGTGDEVERVIREANPDADVAVVSNPEFLREGAAINDFKRPDRIVVGVEGERGKAEMSEVYRPLYLNQAPILFTSRRSSELIKYAANAFLAMKITFINEMADLCESVGADVQAVSRGIGLDNRIGSKFLHAGPGYGGSCFPKDTLALVKTAQDHGTPLRLIETTVSINDQRKRAMARKVIQASGGDIRGKKVAVLGLTFKPNTDDMREAPSLSIIQALQDAGATISTYDPEGMEPARQLLTDVTYASDAYDAAADADALVIVTEWNTFRALDLKRLKAVMKTPLMVDLRNIYRHDDVVREGFRYVSVGRPGDDGAFQLDVAAE, encoded by the coding sequence ATGCGCATCGCGATGATCGGTTCTGGTTATGTCGGGCTGGTGTCCGGCGCGTGCCTGGCGGATTTCGGCCACGATGTCATCTGCATCGACAAGGACGCGGCGAAGATCGAGGCGCTGAAGCGCAATCAGATCCCGATCTTCGAGCCCGGGCTCGAAGACCTGGTCGCCTCCAACGTCCGCGCCGGCCGCCTCTCCTTCACCACGGAATTCGCCGAGCCGGTCGGCGCGGCGGATGTCGTCTTCATCGCGGTCGGCACGCCGTCGCGCCGGGGCGACGGCCATGCCGATCTCTCCTATGTCTATGCCGCCGCCCGCGAGATCGCCGCCGCCGCGAAGGGCTTCACCGTCGTCGTCACCAAGTCGACCGTCCCGGTCGGCACCGGCGACGAGGTTGAGCGCGTCATCCGCGAGGCGAATCCCGACGCCGACGTCGCCGTCGTCTCCAATCCCGAATTCCTGCGCGAGGGCGCGGCGATCAACGACTTCAAGCGGCCGGACCGCATCGTCGTCGGCGTCGAGGGCGAGCGCGGCAAGGCGGAGATGTCGGAGGTCTACCGGCCGCTCTATCTCAACCAGGCGCCGATTCTCTTCACCTCGCGCCGTTCGTCCGAACTGATCAAATACGCCGCCAACGCCTTCCTCGCGATGAAGATCACCTTCATCAACGAGATGGCGGACCTTTGCGAAAGCGTCGGCGCCGACGTGCAGGCGGTGTCGCGCGGCATCGGCCTCGACAACCGCATCGGCTCGAAGTTCCTGCATGCCGGCCCCGGCTATGGCGGCTCGTGCTTCCCGAAGGACACGCTGGCGCTCGTCAAGACGGCGCAGGATCACGGCACGCCGCTGCGCCTGATCGAGACGACCGTCTCGATCAACGACCAGCGCAAGCGCGCCATGGCCCGCAAGGTGATCCAGGCGAGCGGCGGCGACATCCGCGGCAAGAAGGTCGCGGTGCTCGGCCTGACCTTCAAGCCGAACACGGACGACATGCGCGAGGCGCCGTCGCTGTCGATCATCCAGGCGCTGCAGGATGCCGGCGCGACGATCTCGACCTATGACCCCGAGGGCATGGAGCCGGCCCGCCAGCTGCTGACCGACGTCACCTACGCCTCCGACGCCTATGACGCGGCCGCCGATGCCGACGCCCTGGTGATCGTCACCGAATGGAACACGTTCCGGGCGCTCGACCTGAAGCGGCTCAAGGCCGTCATGAAGACGCCCTTGATGGTCGACCTTCGCAACATCTATCGCCACGACGATGTGGTGCGCGAGGGCTTCCGCTATGTCAGCGTCGGCCGTCCCGGCGACGACGGCGCTTTCCAGCTGGATGTCGCCGCGGAATAG
- a CDS encoding endonuclease/exonuclease/phosphatase family protein → MTTIRILSYNVHACVGIDKHMSPERIAKVIESCRPDVVALQEIDVGRPRSGRIDQARILADLLGMDAHFHPSTRIGPDEHYGDAILTSLPYTMKKMDVLPGFHDRIKVEPRGALWASVDVGGVDVQVVNTHLGVWPHEQMLQLSTLLGPDWLGHPECRDPVVFLGDFNAPPGLAPYRRLASEFIDVQKAWGERKAKPTFPGRLPALRIDHVWLRGRARIRNVEVVRTPLARVASDHLPLVVDLDFGAHTTLSDRDTRVGAA, encoded by the coding sequence ATGACCACCATCCGCATCCTCTCCTACAACGTTCACGCCTGTGTCGGCATCGACAAGCACATGTCGCCCGAGCGCATCGCCAAGGTGATCGAGAGTTGCCGGCCCGACGTGGTCGCGCTGCAGGAGATCGATGTGGGAAGGCCGCGCAGCGGCCGGATCGACCAGGCGCGGATCCTCGCCGACCTGCTCGGCATGGACGCGCATTTCCATCCGTCCACCCGGATCGGCCCGGACGAGCACTATGGCGACGCCATCCTGACGTCGCTGCCCTACACGATGAAGAAGATGGATGTCCTGCCGGGCTTCCACGACCGCATCAAGGTCGAGCCGCGCGGCGCGCTCTGGGCGTCGGTCGATGTCGGGGGCGTCGACGTGCAGGTGGTCAACACCCATCTCGGCGTCTGGCCGCATGAGCAGATGCTGCAATTGTCGACGCTGCTCGGTCCGGACTGGCTCGGCCATCCCGAATGCCGCGACCCCGTCGTCTTCCTCGGCGACTTCAATGCCCCGCCGGGCCTCGCGCCCTATCGGCGGCTCGCCTCCGAATTCATCGACGTCCAGAAGGCCTGGGGCGAGCGGAAGGCGAAGCCGACCTTCCCGGGCCGCCTGCCGGCGCTCCGCATCGACCATGTCTGGCTGCGCGGCCGGGCGCGGATCCGCAATGTCGAGGTGGTCCGGACGCCGCTGGCGCGCGTCGCCTCCGACCATCTGCCGCTCGTCGTCGATCTCGATTTCGGGGCGCACACGACGCTGAGCGATCGCGACACGCGCGTCGGCGCCGCCTGA
- the glp gene encoding gephyrin-like molybdotransferase Glp, which yields MADKLLPVEDAILRVVQGVEPTVSEDVPLAGALNRILAAPLAALRTQPPVDVSAMDGYAVRSVDVASLPTTLTLIGAAPAGHAYGGVVGENQTVRIFTGAPVPAGADAILLQEDTVVESDGRIRATETVKPQQHIRAKGLDFVAGQPMLAAGTRLGMRQLSLAAALNHGHVAVRAKPLVAIIATGDELVPPGSPIGPNQIVASNSFGIAGLVETLGGAVLDLGIVPDDRAALAAAIDRAAASGADILVTLGGASVGEHDIVREVLVGRGMELDFWKIAMRPGKPLMFGRIGAMRVLGLPGNPVSSLVCGLLFLKPLIQRLLGLELVDETEAAELGGPVRENDRRQDYVRASLVDLPDGRRIATPLPRQDSSMLSTFAQAICLIVRPPFAAAEPESAPCRILRLP from the coding sequence ATGGCCGACAAGCTTCTCCCGGTCGAGGACGCCATTCTCCGCGTCGTCCAGGGCGTCGAGCCGACCGTGTCGGAGGACGTGCCGCTCGCCGGCGCGCTCAACCGCATCCTCGCAGCGCCGCTGGCCGCGCTCCGCACCCAGCCGCCCGTCGACGTCTCGGCCATGGACGGATATGCCGTCCGGTCGGTCGATGTCGCGAGCCTCCCGACCACGCTGACGCTGATCGGCGCGGCGCCGGCGGGACATGCCTATGGCGGCGTCGTCGGCGAAAACCAGACCGTGCGCATCTTCACCGGCGCGCCGGTCCCGGCGGGCGCCGACGCGATCCTCCTGCAGGAGGACACGGTCGTCGAGAGCGACGGCCGGATCCGCGCGACGGAGACCGTCAAGCCTCAGCAGCACATCCGGGCGAAGGGCCTCGATTTCGTCGCCGGCCAGCCGATGCTCGCGGCCGGCACGCGGCTCGGCATGCGGCAATTGTCGCTCGCCGCCGCCCTCAACCACGGCCATGTCGCAGTCCGGGCCAAGCCGCTTGTCGCCATCATCGCCACCGGCGACGAGCTGGTGCCGCCGGGATCGCCGATCGGCCCCAACCAGATCGTCGCCTCGAACAGTTTTGGGATCGCCGGCCTCGTCGAAACGCTGGGCGGTGCGGTGCTCGATCTCGGAATCGTCCCGGACGACCGCGCAGCGCTTGCCGCCGCCATCGATCGGGCGGCCGCCAGCGGCGCAGACATTCTGGTGACGCTCGGCGGCGCCTCGGTCGGCGAGCATGACATCGTTCGCGAGGTTCTGGTCGGACGCGGCATGGAGCTCGACTTCTGGAAGATCGCCATGCGCCCCGGCAAGCCGCTTATGTTCGGCCGGATCGGCGCGATGCGCGTGCTCGGGCTGCCGGGCAATCCCGTTTCCAGCCTCGTCTGCGGCCTCTTGTTCCTGAAGCCGCTGATCCAGCGGCTGCTCGGGCTGGAGCTCGTCGACGAGACCGAGGCAGCCGAGCTCGGCGGGCCGGTCCGCGAGAATGACCGGCGGCAGGACTATGTCCGCGCCAGCCTCGTCGACCTCCCCGACGGTCGACGGATTGCGACGCCGCTACCACGTCAGGACAGCTCGATGCTGTCGACCTTCGCCCAGGCGATCTGCCTGATCGTCCGGCCTCCTTTTGCCGCCGCCGAGCCGGAAAGCGCCCCCTGCCGCATCCTCCGCCTGCCCTAA
- the moaC gene encoding cyclic pyranopterin monophosphate synthase MoaC, which translates to MSPRLTHLDETGAAHMVDVSEKDVTTRTAVAEGVVRMQAATLELIRSGTAAKGDVIATARIAGIMAAKKTHELIPLCHPIMLSKVTIDVEFDVELPGLRIRATTKVAERTGVEMEALTAVSVACLTIYDMAKGVDRGMTIGEIRLLEKTGGRSGDWRAD; encoded by the coding sequence ATGTCCCCTCGCCTCACCCATCTCGACGAAACCGGCGCCGCCCACATGGTGGATGTCTCGGAGAAGGACGTCACAACGCGCACCGCCGTGGCGGAGGGCGTCGTGCGCATGCAGGCCGCGACGCTGGAGCTGATCCGCTCCGGCACGGCGGCCAAGGGCGACGTCATCGCCACGGCGCGGATCGCCGGCATCATGGCGGCGAAGAAGACGCATGAGCTGATCCCGCTCTGCCACCCGATCATGCTGTCGAAGGTGACGATCGACGTCGAATTCGATGTGGAGCTGCCGGGCCTCCGCATCCGCGCTACCACCAAGGTGGCCGAGCGCACCGGCGTCGAGATGGAGGCGCTGACGGCCGTCTCCGTCGCCTGCCTCACCATCTACGACATGGCGAAGGGCGTCGATCGCGGCATGACGATCGGCGAGATCCGGCTCCTTGAGAAGACCGGCGGCCGTTCCGGCGACTGGCGGGCCGACTGA